Proteins encoded together in one Allomeiothermus silvanus DSM 9946 window:
- a CDS encoding alpha/beta fold hydrolase yields the protein MKEVLLGDLRIAYAEAGYGPPLVLLHGGMDDSRSWRRQMDALSDEFTVLAWDAPGCGRSSDVSQSWRMPNYADALAGWLVALGVERPHILGLSWGSSVALEFYRRHSHVPASLILAGAYAGWAGSLPPEEVASRLESVLAAADLPREQLLTGLPGVLSSAAPAELVDELSAIWADNAGRSHPEGYRAMAESDLRDVLPGIHLRTLLVYGELDQRAPLQVANDLHQRIPRAKLVVIPGVGHLANVEAPDEFNAQVRLFIRSVVSDDC from the coding sequence ATGAAGGAGGTGCTGCTCGGGGATCTGCGGATCGCATACGCAGAGGCAGGTTACGGTCCCCCGCTGGTCCTCCTTCACGGGGGGATGGATGACAGCCGTTCTTGGCGTCGACAGATGGACGCCCTCTCCGATGAATTCACTGTGTTGGCCTGGGACGCGCCAGGTTGCGGCCGCTCCTCCGATGTTTCCCAGAGCTGGCGTATGCCTAACTACGCGGATGCCCTGGCGGGGTGGCTCGTCGCACTGGGTGTCGAACGACCACACATCCTCGGTCTGTCGTGGGGCAGCTCGGTCGCGCTTGAGTTCTATCGCCGGCATTCCCACGTTCCGGCATCACTCATCCTGGCCGGGGCCTACGCCGGATGGGCGGGTTCGCTGCCCCCGGAGGAGGTCGCTTCACGCCTCGAAAGCGTGCTCGCTGCCGCCGACCTTCCACGTGAGCAATTGCTCACAGGTTTGCCCGGGGTCCTGAGCAGTGCAGCTCCGGCCGAGCTGGTCGATGAACTGTCGGCTATTTGGGCGGACAACGCGGGCCGTAGCCACCCCGAGGGCTATCGTGCGATGGCGGAATCGGACCTGCGCGACGTGCTTCCGGGCATTCATCTCCGCACGCTCCTCGTCTACGGAGAGCTGGACCAACGTGCACCGCTCCAGGTGGCCAATGACCTCCACCAGCGTATCCCAAGGGCGAAGCTCGTGGTGATTCCAGGCGTGGGCCACCTGGCGAACGTAGAGGCGCCTGACGAGTTCAACGCTCAGGTCCGGCTCTTCATACGATCGGTTGTTAGCGATGACTGCTAG
- a CDS encoding aminodeoxychorismate components I/II: MKSAHAQEDAASLYARARAFGLRPALLESAGAVTRCGRLTLLGVGATRRLEVWDGVTYLDGAAVGDALAVFRFLEQGLGEGYFPAWIGFFAYEYARHLGLPSHAPLPGLPEAAFYYYPEGYAWLEGRRVQSPSSELAPLLAEPGPLPKVDLHRDYPRDAFLAGVAEVQERIRAGWVYQVNLSQRFHFAADGIDPLALYQALRRYNPSPFMGLLEGEANSLAGPAPPVRREGYAVVSGSPERLFDYRGGTITARPIAGTRPRGRTPEHDEALGAELRANAKERAEHVMLVDLLRNDLARVCAPGSVEVSEAFTLERYSHVMHLVSEVRGRGRAPLREAFASIFPGGTITGAPKESVMRTIAELEPVPRGAYTGSMGYVSGKGCDFNILIRSFSFAGGTGYFSAGAGVVIESEPEREYAETQAKAEALLQALGQGRAGQPPAPPRSDSAWKPPRPPRRWRARVLFLENHDSFSYNIVDYLAALGAEIRVLDHGQAPDLSWATHLVVGPGPGEPATAGRTLEWTRAALEARLPFLGICLGHQALGVALGARLERSPRPVHGEAFPVEHRGEGIFAGVPSPARFTRYHSLLLPSLRSAKPHLRDLPPTLRLEAWTRGEGEAPGARLCMAVSHARGPAWGVQFHPESMLSEYGMVLLSNFLSLSPVDGPAGRPEPTLS, translated from the coding sequence GTGAAAAGCGCCCACGCACAGGAAGACGCCGCCTCCCTCTACGCCCGGGCCCGCGCTTTCGGGCTCCGCCCGGCCTTGCTGGAGTCCGCCGGGGCAGTGACCCGGTGCGGGCGGCTGACCCTGCTGGGGGTGGGGGCCACGCGGCGCCTGGAGGTCTGGGACGGCGTCACCTATCTCGACGGGGCGGCGGTGGGGGATGCGCTTGCGGTCTTCCGCTTCCTCGAGCAGGGCCTGGGGGAGGGGTATTTCCCAGCCTGGATCGGCTTCTTCGCCTACGAGTACGCCCGGCACCTAGGCCTGCCCAGCCACGCTCCCTTGCCCGGGTTGCCCGAGGCGGCGTTCTACTACTACCCTGAAGGCTACGCCTGGCTCGAGGGACGGCGCGTCCAGAGCCCATCCTCGGAGCTCGCCCCGCTTCTGGCCGAGCCCGGGCCGCTGCCGAAAGTCGATTTGCACCGCGACTACCCCAGGGATGCCTTTCTGGCGGGCGTCGCGGAGGTGCAAGAGCGCATCCGGGCGGGCTGGGTCTATCAGGTCAACCTCTCCCAGCGCTTTCACTTCGCCGCCGATGGGATAGACCCCCTGGCCCTGTACCAGGCCCTGCGGCGCTACAACCCCAGCCCCTTCATGGGGCTGCTCGAGGGCGAGGCAAATTCCCTTGCGGGACCGGCTCCGCCGGTACGCCGGGAGGGCTACGCGGTGGTCTCGGGGAGTCCCGAGCGGCTGTTCGACTACCGCGGGGGAACAATCACCGCGCGGCCCATCGCCGGGACCCGCCCCAGGGGCCGAACCCCTGAGCACGACGAGGCGCTGGGGGCCGAACTGCGGGCCAACGCCAAGGAGCGGGCCGAGCACGTCATGCTCGTGGACCTCCTGCGCAACGACCTGGCGCGGGTGTGCGCGCCGGGGAGCGTGGAGGTGAGCGAGGCCTTCACGCTCGAGCGCTACTCCCACGTCATGCACCTGGTCTCCGAGGTGCGGGGCCGGGGCCGGGCCCCCTTGCGCGAGGCCTTCGCCAGCATCTTCCCCGGCGGGACCATCACCGGCGCGCCCAAGGAGAGCGTGATGCGCACCATTGCCGAGCTCGAGCCGGTGCCAAGGGGAGCCTACACCGGGTCCATGGGCTACGTCTCGGGGAAGGGGTGCGACTTCAACATCCTCATCCGCAGCTTCAGCTTCGCCGGCGGGACGGGTTACTTCTCGGCCGGGGCGGGCGTCGTGATCGAGAGCGAGCCCGAGCGGGAGTACGCCGAGACCCAGGCCAAGGCGGAGGCCCTGCTGCAAGCCCTGGGGCAGGGGAGAGCTGGGCAGCCCCCCGCGCCCCCGCGCAGCGACAGCGCCTGGAAGCCGCCCCGGCCCCCGCGGCGCTGGAGGGCCCGCGTGCTCTTCCTGGAGAACCACGACTCCTTCAGCTACAACATCGTAGACTACCTGGCCGCGCTGGGGGCGGAAATCCGCGTGCTGGACCACGGCCAGGCTCCCGACCTGTCCTGGGCCACCCACCTCGTCGTCGGGCCGGGGCCGGGCGAGCCGGCAACAGCCGGCCGGACCCTCGAGTGGACCCGGGCCGCGCTCGAGGCCCGCCTGCCCTTCCTGGGGATCTGCCTGGGGCACCAGGCCCTGGGGGTGGCGCTGGGGGCGCGGCTCGAGCGCTCCCCCCGCCCGGTCCACGGCGAGGCCTTCCCGGTCGAGCACCGCGGCGAGGGGATCTTCGCGGGAGTGCCGAGCCCGGCCCGCTTCACGCGCTACCACTCCCTGCTCCTCCCCTCGCTGCGCTCGGCGAAACCACACCTCCGCGACCTGCCCCCGACGTTGCGGCTGGAGGCCTGGACCCGGGGCGAGGGCGAGGCCCCGGGGGCGCGCTTGTGCATGGCGGTCTCCCACGCCCGCGGCCCGGCCTGGGGCGTGCAGTTCCACCCGGAGAGCATGCTCTCGGAGTACGGGATGGTGCTGCTGAGCAACTTCCTGTCGCTGAGCCCCGTGGACGGGCCGGCAGGCCGGCCCGAGCCGACCCTCTCCTGA
- a CDS encoding aminotransferase class IV yields the protein MTRINGEPVGTPLPESLWHGFFVFTTLRLEGGEPLWLPEHLERLRRHARALGIAFPGFEALEREVEHYCRPRADLLLRLAVAPEGYASSARPFAPPPEPAYARGVSIHVTSLRVHPDLGRYKTGNYLPYRLARRAAERAGHFEGLLLDLEGHVVDGSRTSPLLYRAGELGVLPGGVEGVTRQKVLEYAVQMGLRVTEARLKPVALPACFARRANTSCGQTRFDELQGQLLLAGTGVGLVPVGPPQDSLLEALIARFRPLPRDGITPAPSGQGPP from the coding sequence ATGACCCGCATCAACGGTGAACCCGTCGGCACCCCGCTCCCCGAGTCCTTGTGGCACGGCTTTTTCGTGTTTACCACGCTGCGCCTGGAAGGTGGCGAACCGCTGTGGCTGCCGGAGCACCTCGAGCGCCTCCGCCGCCACGCCCGGGCTTTGGGCATTGCCTTCCCGGGCTTCGAGGCGCTCGAGCGCGAGGTCGAACACTACTGCCGGCCGCGCGCCGACCTGTTGCTGCGGCTAGCGGTGGCCCCGGAGGGGTACGCCTCGAGCGCCCGCCCCTTCGCCCCGCCCCCCGAGCCCGCCTACGCCCGCGGGGTGAGCATCCACGTCACCTCGCTGCGGGTCCACCCCGACCTCGGCCGCTACAAGACCGGCAACTACCTCCCGTACCGCCTGGCCCGCCGCGCGGCCGAGCGCGCCGGGCACTTCGAGGGCCTCCTGCTCGACCTGGAGGGGCACGTCGTGGACGGTAGCCGCACCAGCCCCTTGCTCTACCGCGCCGGCGAGCTGGGGGTGCTGCCGGGCGGGGTGGAGGGCGTCACCCGCCAGAAAGTGCTGGAATACGCGGTACAGATGGGCCTCCGTGTAACCGAGGCCCGCCTCAAGCCGGTTGCTTTGCCCGCTTGCTTTGCCCGCAGGGCAAACACGTCTTGCGGGCAAACACGTTTTGACGAGCTCCAGGGCCAACTGCTGCTGGCCGGGACGGGGGTGGGCCTGGTGCCGGTAGGCCCGCCGCAGGATAGCCTGCTCGAGGCCCTGATCGCCCGGTTCCGGCCTTTGCCGCGGGACGGGATCACTCCAGCGCCCTCCGGGCAAGGTCCACCCTAG
- a CDS encoding alpha/beta fold hydrolase, with protein sequence MKRAHLVGQSYGALTALVFAIKHPGMVRTLVLGEPPAHQLIRNSSDGEAVYQDFMSNTWKPAAEAFRKGEDKQALDVLALGIAGKGFDEFGCCER encoded by the coding sequence ATCAAAAGGGCTCATCTGGTCGGTCAGTCCTACGGCGCATTGACGGCTCTGGTTTTTGCGATAAAGCACCCGGGGATGGTTCGCACCCTTGTTTTGGGCGAGCCGCCCGCACATCAGTTAATAAGAAATTCCTCTGATGGAGAGGCTGTTTATCAGGATTTTATGAGCAACACGTGGAAACCCGCCGCCGAAGCATTTCGAAAGGGCGAAGACAAACAGGCGCTGGACGTTTTGGCGCTCGGAATTGCGGGAAAAGGATTTGATGAATTCGGTTGTTGCGAACGATGA
- a CDS encoding winged helix-turn-helix domain-containing protein: MRYLSKERRKFIRTDRRIVQTVRHYGPLSRAELARRLDLSKPTVSVTVESLLQQGMLHEVGRGQLKCCPKFGPPQERDRGV; this comes from the coding sequence GTGCGCTATCTCAGTAAAGAGAGGAGGAAGTTTATTCGCACAGATCGGCGCATTGTCCAGACTGTTCGCCACTACGGTCCCCTTTCCCGGGCTGAGTTGGCACGTCGTCTCGATCTTTCCAAGCCCACTGTTTCGGTCACGGTCGAGTCACTGCTACAGCAGGGGATGCTGCACGAAGTAGGGCGAGGACAGTTGAAGTGCTGCCCCAAATTTGGACCACCCCAAGAGAGAGACCGAGGGGTGTAG
- a CDS encoding tyrosine-type recombinase/integrase yields MLLPASPLDDPQARQEWVARALATWDRQALGEAALYASRLFGWHERQTLAVLHNLCYWCREQGYTWPHLPQNALLLFWEEATTHRPPLSPRPLRKDTTLYAWWRGLRRTLEVLAWAGAEMPRLELPPKPQYALVRPYLSEPEFAALLGAARSHPEGRLRRLGVAVLYLLGEAGVWPKELFALRLEDFHPASRVLRVRGEKARTVPLSKEATEALQEYLEDRESIATLAPLPSPYLFVRMTNKKGGLGRPLNMNSLRPLLERACELSGVFPERILGALRWRAVRRYLQQGLPPAEVVRRTGVASVAPLGRERGQR; encoded by the coding sequence ATGCTGCTCCCCGCCTCTCCCCTGGACGATCCCCAGGCCCGGCAGGAGTGGGTCGCGCGGGCCCTGGCCACCTGGGACCGCCAGGCCCTGGGGGAGGCCGCCCTGTACGCCAGCCGGCTCTTCGGCTGGCACGAGCGGCAGACCCTGGCCGTGCTGCACAACCTCTGCTACTGGTGCCGCGAACAAGGCTACACCTGGCCCCACCTGCCCCAGAACGCCCTGCTGCTGTTTTGGGAGGAGGCCACTACCCACCGCCCACCCCTCTCCCCCCGCCCCCTGCGCAAAGACACCACCCTCTACGCCTGGTGGCGGGGCCTGCGCCGTACCCTGGAGGTGCTCGCGTGGGCTGGGGCGGAGATGCCCCGGCTCGAGCTGCCCCCCAAACCCCAGTACGCCCTGGTGCGCCCCTACCTCTCCGAGCCGGAGTTCGCAGCCCTGCTCGGGGCGGCCCGGTCCCACCCCGAAGGGCGCCTGCGGCGGCTGGGGGTGGCGGTGCTGTACCTGCTGGGGGAGGCCGGGGTATGGCCCAAGGAACTCTTCGCCCTGCGCCTGGAGGATTTTCACCCCGCCTCGCGCGTCTTGCGGGTGCGGGGGGAAAAAGCCCGCACCGTACCGCTTTCCAAGGAGGCGACTGAGGCCCTGCAGGAGTATCTGGAAGACCGGGAGAGCATCGCCACCCTAGCTCCGCTGCCTTCCCCCTACCTCTTCGTGCGCATGACCAACAAGAAAGGGGGGCTGGGGCGTCCCCTCAACATGAACAGCCTGCGCCCCTTGCTCGAGCGGGCTTGCGAGCTGAGCGGGGTCTTTCCCGAACGCATCCTGGGGGCCTTGCGCTGGCGGGCGGTGCGGCGGTATTTACAGCAGGGCCTCCCCCCCGCCGAGGTGGTCCGGCGCACGGGGGTCGCGAGCGTGGCCCCGCTCGGCCGTGAACGGGGTCAGCGCTAG
- a CDS encoding alpha/beta fold hydrolase: MRYVLASSFFFALLPQAFGQSIQPIKIQVNGVELYCIEKGQGETLILLHGGMGDYRSWNPQIQTFAPDYRVISYADAIITRIKIL; encoded by the coding sequence ATGAGATATGTTCTGGCTTCATCATTCTTTTTTGCTCTACTCCCGCAAGCATTCGGGCAGAGCATCCAGCCAATAAAAATCCAGGTTAATGGTGTCGAACTTTATTGCATCGAGAAGGGACAAGGCGAGACTTTGATATTGCTTCACGGCGGCATGGGCGACTATCGCTCCTGGAATCCGCAAATTCAAACTTTTGCCCCCGACTACCGCGTTATCTCTTACGCCGACGCTATCATTACCCGAATCAAAATCCTCTAA
- a CDS encoding DUF5615 family PIN-like protein, producing MQKWRASPGTKGVTDPSALLQGITLEPEINHGQPTVRGLRYPVRVILELLAGGMTPGVVVTKDADCVQSLILQGKPYKLPLISTGNISNQALENLFLEQQKVLCELLNTYRYVELGREEMVAHL from the coding sequence ATGCAGAAATGGCGGGCCTCGCCGGGCACTAAGGGCGTGACGGATCCATCGGCCCTGCTTCAGGGCATTACCCTCGAGCCCGAGATCAACCACGGTCAGCCCACCGTGCGGGGGCTGCGCTACCCGGTGCGGGTGATCCTGGAACTCCTGGCCGGCGGCATGACCCCTGGCGTGGTGGTAACGAAGGACGCCGATTGCGTACAAAGCCTCATCTTGCAGGGCAAGCCATACAAGCTGCCCCTGATCTCCACGGGCAATATCTCCAACCAAGCCTTAGAAAACCTGTTTTTGGAGCAGCAAAAAGTGCTGTGCGAGTTACTGAATACCTACCGCTACGTTGAGTTGGGTAGGGAGGAGATGGTGGCCCATCTGTAG